The following is a genomic window from Mycobacterium parmense.
AGCAGCTACGTTCGCTGGCCCAACGCGGTGCGCCCACTCATGCGCCCGCCCGCCCCGGCGCTGTACATGCCCGACCGGCATCGGATCAGCTGCGCCACAATGCAACTCGATCTTGTGGGCGAGCCGCTGGTGCCCGCCCCCGCGCACGGGCTGCCGATCGAATACATGGAGGGCCCCTACCGTTACAGGGGAACGATGTGGGGCCAGCCGGTGACCGGCTTCGCCTTCTATGAACGATCGCTGGCGATGTACCGCGACTGGGAACTCGTCGAGGTGCTCGGGGCCACCGTCGCCAACCTCGCGCCACCCGCACCGGAACTACAGGCGCTCGTGAACCAGCTCGGGCCGCTGGTGGCCGCCGGCCGTCGCCGCGCCGCGGCCGAGCTGTTGGCCGGCGCGTCGCCCGTCGAAAGCGAGCTGTTGGCAACCATTGTCGAAGACTTGATGGCGGCGCTGTCCGAGGCTGACAAGAGCTGAAGCCGCTTCATATCGCGTGCCGCGAAATCACAGCCCCGCGTCCTCGATGGCCTGCGCCCAACTGATGTGACGATGCTGCAGGCCGGGTTCGTTGCGCCCGAACAGCAGATGATCCCGGGCGCCCGACTCAAGGTTGGCCTGCAGGCCCGCGACCAGCTGGTAGTCCTCGTCGCGGACGGTGGCGTGGGCGTAGTCGAAGACGGCCCGGGCGCCGGCGGCCGCGGACTCGTCGGAGAGGTCGAGCGGCGTGGAATTCTGGTGGACGGTGACCGACCTGCCGGGCGTGTCGCCCGGATAGACGCGGAAGAGCTCTCCATTGGCGATGGTCACCGACAGCACGATGTTGGGAAAGAGTGCGTAGATCACCACCATGTTGTGGAAGGGGTCCCACCGCTCTTCTGCGACGTCCTGCAGGTCGAGGATCGCGTTGAGCGGGAAGATCAATCGGTGGTGGCGCCCGTACGCGTCGAACACCGTGCAGTTGCTGCGGGCGATCGTGGCGAACGTCTGCCGGTGCACGGTGGCGAAGTGATAGTTCTCCGCGAACGTGTCGATGGCCAGCTTCCAATTGATCGGGGAGTCAAGCACTTTCTCGCCCAGCGGGGACCATCGCCCAATGCCCCAGGAATCAAGCTCGTCGGCAAGCGGACCCAGGTGCGCGGCGACGTCCAGGCCGGCGCCGCGATCGAGGGCCACCCAGAGGAATCCGGCGAACTCGGCCACCGGGAGTTCGGTCAGGCCGTCGGTCCTGACCGTCACGGCGGGAAAGCCCTCGCGTCCGGGCAGCCCGACCAGCCTGCCGGTGTTGTCATACGTCCACGCGTGGTACGGGCAGGTGAACCGCGCCGCCGTCCCGCACCCGGTCGCCACCTGGGACTGACGGTGCAGGCAGACGTTGTCGAACGCCTTCACCGAGCCGTCGGCAGTGCGGGTCAGCAGGATCGAGCGCCCCATCACCGTCTTGGTGCAGTAAGTGCCCGGAGCGGGAAGTTCCGAGACGTAACCCACCAGTTGCGGGCTGGCCAGCAGCAAGGCCCTGTCCTGGTGGTGTCGCTCGAGCGAGGTGTAGTCCATCGCGTCGACGCGGTGCTCGGCCGCGGCGAGATCGGTGGTCTTGTCACGCGCCAGCTTCAACGCGCGCCGGGTCAGGTCGATGAGCTGATCGCGGTCCATCTGCCCAGTAAAGACCTTGTGACAGTTGTAAGGTCAAGGAGTGGCTGAGCAGTTGCTGATCGGCGACGTCGCCGCGCTGACCGGCATCGCCTCCGGCCGCATCCGCCACTACGAGAAGATCGGCCTGCTACGCGCCGAGCACCTGAGCAACGGCTACCGCGTCTTCGACGTCGACCAGGTGCTGGAACTGCTGCGGATCGACCTGATGCGCAGCCTCGGGGTCGGCATCCACGACATCCAGCGGTTGCTCGACGGCGCGCAGACCACGCTGACCGGTCTGCTCGACGAGCATCGGACGCTGTTGGTGCGCCAGCGCGATCGGCTCGACCAACTGATCGCGGCCATCGACCGATCCCGCGCGGCCACCGAGCGCTCCGCGGCCGACCTCAACGAGCGCATCCTGCGCAGGCTCGCCACCACTCACCGCGACAGCATCGGCGTCATCGGACGGCTCAGCGCCCCGCTGTCGACGCCCGTCGCCACCATGTACGCCGACCTCTTCGACGAGTGGGACCTGCCCGTTGCGCCGCTGTTCGGGCAGATGGTCCTGCCTCCCGCGGCCAGTACGCTGCTGGCCCGGCTGGCCGAGACGCCGGGGCACCAGGTGCTCTTCGACCGGCTGCGCGCCCTCGCCGGCGACGTGATCGCCCTGAGCGACAACGGTTTCGGCGACTCCGGCGCGGTACGACTCGCGCGGCGCTGGATCGACCAGCAGTTGGCCGACCCGTTGCCGGACGACGTGGTGGACGTGCTGCGGGCTGTGCAGCCGCTGCTGGAACGCGACCCGGTGATCGTTCAGGGATTCCGCGCGTGGGCCGGCTCCATCAGCGCGGCCGCCGCGCACTTCCTCGACGAGGTCGCCGACCAGACCGACCGCCGCGGACTCGAGGCCGTGAGCGTCATCGTGCTGCCCGCGCCGCCGCGGCCTCAAACCAACGATGCGGCACCGTGACACACGCGTAATCGCTGTTGCTCATGTGATAGATGGTGTTTGTCGTACCCTGTGGCGTGTGTCCCCGGTTTCGCGACGTGAAGTGCTCAAATTCGCGGCCGCGGCGCCGGCGTTGCTAGGTCTCGGTGTCGCGGCGGCGTCAGTGGGCGCCGCGCCGGCGTCGGCGTCACTCGGCACCCTGCTGGACTACGCCGCGGGCGTCATACCGGCCAGCCAGATCAGGGCCGCGGGCGCCGTCGGATCGATCCGGTACGTGTCCGACCGGAGGCCCGGCGGCAACTGGATGCTGGGCAAGCCGATCCAGGTGAGCGAGGCGCGTGATCTGAACACCAACGGGCTCAAGATCGTGTCCTGCTACCAATACGGAAAGGGCAACACCGCCGACTGGCTGGGCGGTGCGGGCGCCGGCCTCACGCACGCGCAGCGCGGAATGCAGCTGCACGCCGCCGCGGGCGGACCGGCGACGGCCCCCATCTACGCCTCGATCGACGACGACCCGTCGTATGACCAGTACAAACAGCAGATCGTCCCCTATCTGCGGTCGTGGGAGTCGGTGATCGGACACCAGCGCACCGGGGTGTACGCCAACTCCAAGACCATCGACTGGGCTCTGCACGACGGCTTGGGCGCCTACTTCTGGCAGCACAACTGGGGTTCGCCCAAGGGGTTCACCCACCCGGCCGCCAACCTGCATCAGGTCGAGATCGACAAGCGCAGCGTCGGCGGGGTCGGAGTGGACATCAACGAGATCCTGAAGCCCGAATTCGGTCAGTGGGTCTAGCGCTGTGACGCCCGAATCGTCGGCGGCGAGCGGCCGAACCTAAGCCTCCAGCAAACACTTGTTCGCTGATTTGGCCGCGCGGCCGCGAGCGGACCCGGCCGCGCGAGGAGATCGTCGCGGCGGCGACGCGTCTCGGCAACCCGAAATTTTTACATAACGATTACATAACAAAACTGCTTTGATCAGCGCAGTTATAGCTACTCGACCGTAACCACCTGCATGCAGGACGTTTGTTCGGGGCGTTCGCGCCGCCGCTTGAATCCGGTGTTACCCGCGACACGGTTACCCGTGCGTAGACCCACCAGTAACCGATCAACGTGGGAAAAGGCCGCGAATCCTTATGCCACTCTTAGTACAGCCGATGCAGTCCGCCGCGCCGCTCCGCATCCGGGAGGGGACCGATCGACGTACACACCGGCCAGCCGTTTCCCGGCTGTGATTCAACGCGGAATCGACTGAACGACCGGGTCCCCGCCGGACCGGCCGGACGAACCGATACGTAAAGACGCATACAGGGAGATAAGCAGGTGACGATCCACGAGCACGACCGGGTGTCCGCTGACCGCGACGGGCATGGCCCGCTCGGCACCCATGCTCTGGTCGACCGGCTGACGGCCGGCGAGCCGTACGCAGTCGCATTCGGCGGCCAGGGCAGCGCCTGGCTGGAGACGCTCGAAGAGCTGGTGTCCTCCGCCGGCATCGAATCCGACCTGGCGACGCTGGTCGGCGAGGTGGAGCTGCTGCTCGAGCCGGTGGCCAACGAGCTGGTGGTGGCGCGGCCGATCGGTTTCGAGCCGCTGAGCTGGGTGCGCGCGCTGGCGGCCGAGGACCCCATTCCGTCCGACAAGCACCTGACGTCCGCGGCGGTGTCGATACCGGGGGTGCTGCTCACCCAGCTCGCGGCCGCCCGCGCCCTGGCCCGCCAGGGGATGGATTGGGATGCGACGCCGCCGGTGGCAGTGGTCGGGCATTCGCAGGGCGTGCTCGCCGTCGAGGCCCTCAAAGCGTGGGGGAAGGCCGGCGGTGCCCGTGACGTCGAACTGCTGGCGATGGCCCAGCTGATCGGGGCGGCCGGGACGCTGGTCGCCCGCCGGCGCGGCATCTCCGTGCTCGGCGACCGCCCGCCGATGGTGTCGGTGACCAACGCCGACCCCGAGCGCATCCGCCGACTGCTCGACGAGTTCGCGCAGGACGTCCGCACCGTGCTGCCCCCGGTGCTGTCGATCCGCAACGGCCGCCGCTCGTCCGTCATCACGGGCACCCCCGAGCAGCTCTCGCGCTTCGAGCTGTACTGCCTGCAGATCTCCGAGAAGGAGGCGGCCGACCGCAAGAACAAGATCCGCGGCGGCGACGTGT
Proteins encoded in this region:
- a CDS encoding aromatic ring-hydroxylating oxygenase subunit alpha, encoding MDRDQLIDLTRRALKLARDKTTDLAAAEHRVDAMDYTSLERHHQDRALLLASPQLVGYVSELPAPGTYCTKTVMGRSILLTRTADGSVKAFDNVCLHRQSQVATGCGTAARFTCPYHAWTYDNTGRLVGLPGREGFPAVTVRTDGLTELPVAEFAGFLWVALDRGAGLDVAAHLGPLADELDSWGIGRWSPLGEKVLDSPINWKLAIDTFAENYHFATVHRQTFATIARSNCTVFDAYGRHHRLIFPLNAILDLQDVAEERWDPFHNMVVIYALFPNIVLSVTIANGELFRVYPGDTPGRSVTVHQNSTPLDLSDESAAAGARAVFDYAHATVRDEDYQLVAGLQANLESGARDHLLFGRNEPGLQHRHISWAQAIEDAGL
- a CDS encoding DUF1906 domain-containing protein, which produces MSPVSRREVLKFAAAAPALLGLGVAAASVGAAPASASLGTLLDYAAGVIPASQIRAAGAVGSIRYVSDRRPGGNWMLGKPIQVSEARDLNTNGLKIVSCYQYGKGNTADWLGGAGAGLTHAQRGMQLHAAAGGPATAPIYASIDDDPSYDQYKQQIVPYLRSWESVIGHQRTGVYANSKTIDWALHDGLGAYFWQHNWGSPKGFTHPAANLHQVEIDKRSVGGVGVDINEILKPEFGQWV
- a CDS encoding MerR family transcriptional regulator codes for the protein MAEQLLIGDVAALTGIASGRIRHYEKIGLLRAEHLSNGYRVFDVDQVLELLRIDLMRSLGVGIHDIQRLLDGAQTTLTGLLDEHRTLLVRQRDRLDQLIAAIDRSRAATERSAADLNERILRRLATTHRDSIGVIGRLSAPLSTPVATMYADLFDEWDLPVAPLFGQMVLPPAASTLLARLAETPGHQVLFDRLRALAGDVIALSDNGFGDSGAVRLARRWIDQQLADPLPDDVVDVLRAVQPLLERDPVIVQGFRAWAGSISAAAAHFLDEVADQTDRRGLEAVSVIVLPAPPRPQTNDAAP